In the genome of Mesosutterella faecium, the window AGAACGAAGGAGCGATCGAGCGAGGACGGCGGTTTAATAGGAGTGGCTTCGATGGACGTTGAGCAAAGATTGCGCAACTGGGGGAGGTGGAGCAGGACTGGAAGCGGTTCGCACGCACAGGCTTCGCCTATCTACCGCATGATGAGGGAGAACAATCCGGACTACGAAGTGGAGCCTTCGGCGCGGCTGTTCTATGACGAGCAGGACGCAATGCGCGTGGACAAGGCGATCACAAACGCCAGGCTCTACCCGTATGAGAAGGAAATGCTGAAGATGCGCTACATCCAGCTCTGCAATCGGACTTTCATCTGCCGGTACGAGAGGATCCTTTACCGAGAATTCGACACTCTCATGGCGATAGCCGTAGCGAAAGTGAAGCACGAGCTTGAATTCGATGTATAATTTCCATTACAACTTGAACGGTGACCCTGTGTCTTTAAACCTGCCTTTTGGCGGGTTAGGCGCACCAAAAAGAAACGTGAACCCCGGTCAGAGATGATGCGGGGTTTGTTTTTGGGGTACGATTGTTTCGTACCATTTGCTCGACTTGTCGACATGGAAAAAAACAGTCGCAGTTTCGCCATTAGATTTGAAGGCCCGGCCCTGGACGACCATACAATGGATGTTGCCCAGCTGGCTCCGGCGCTTTTGGCTGTAAATGACGCACTAGTCGAGTTGAATTCTGCTGTCAATAAAGACGACGCCAAGGTTCGTCTTAAGGTTTCGGCCGACTTTAAGCCTGGCAGTTTTATCATCAACCTGACTTTAGACGTTGGCTTACTTACCCAGATTCAGGATTTTTTGCTCAGCCCGGCAACAACAGCAACATGCAACGCCTTCACCCTAATCGAAGCGTTTATTGAGATCTTGGGGCTTAAGAAGTTTTTGGAAGGATATAAGCCAGACGCCGTTAACTGGAACGAAGATAAATCAAAAGCAACCATTGTGTTCAATAACAACACGATGATTGTGAATAACTATACCTATTATGGGTATAAAAACATTAAGTGCCGCGAAGCTTGTTCTAGGATTGCCGATCCTCTTTGCCAAGAGGGAATAGACGCCATTTCTGTTGCGACAGAACAGCGAGAATTTAGGCTTGAAAAAGCTGATCTTGATTCCTTTCAGAGGCCGGAAGAAAGCCTGGAAATTAACTCTCATGTAAATGAAGCGGCTCTGCTTATTGAGACGGCGTCATTCAAAGATGGCGGAAAATGGAAAGTATCTTTAGGAGAAAAAAACTCGATTTTTGCTTCTATCGAAGATACGGAATTTCTAGCTCGCATCGATGAAGGAAAAGAAAGATTCGGCAAGGGCGATGTTCTCATTGTCGATCTTGAAACAAAGCAAATGGTGGAAGGTGGAAAGCTTGTTATTCGCTACTCCATCCTTAAGGTGAAGCAGCATAAACCAGGGGTGGAACAGCTAGAGCTTTTGTAACCTTCTATAGGAAACGAATTCAAGCCCGAAGGTCGGAAGATCTCCGGGCTTAATTTTTATGCCGGTGGAGTGTGGAAACGAGTTCTCGAAAGAGGCCGTCTTGCCAAGCGCATTCCATCGGCACCAGTTACGCCGGGGCTTCGCCCTCCTTTTAACGTACGCGATGCTGTTACCTGCAGCGAAGCTCCGGCACCCCTATTGCAGCCGACTCTCCTAAGTGCGGTGCTTTCGCCGGGGTCGAAAGGCTCCGGCTCTTTCTATTTGGAATCGCCATGTCCTTTATGAACACCGATGTTGAAAAAGCTATTGGTGATTTGGACCAGCGCCTGATGATGGTTGAGGCAAAGGTCCGGCTCGGCGAGCAGAAAGAGCAGAAGCAATGGGCAGAAAGTGCGGCTAGATCTGAGGCTCGCTTTAATCGTTTCATTGGCGGCCTGTGGGGCGCGATTATTGCGCTTTCGATTGTTCTTATCGTTCTCTGGGCTAAGAAAACAGGAATTTAATTGCCTCGCTTATCAAGACCACAACAAGGGCTACAGGCCCAGCAACGATGAGACTCATTCTCCTTGTTTGCTGTGCTCTTCTTTCAGCTTCGGCTTTGGACTCCAATGCGATTTGCCTTTGCAGTGTTTCGTTTTGCGCGTTGATTCTTTCAAGTGTTTGTACAAGGACACGGGCAAACGAGCAGGCGCTGTTATCAACGCTTGCAGCCATTTGGTGCGCGGCGTCACTAACAAATCCATTTGGAAATGGATTGGCTCTGATTAAGGTTTGAAATAAGCATGAGGATGCATAGTCAATTAGTTCTTTCTCGTGCTCTGTGATTGCCATTCTTGAACTCCTTTGTTTCGTGACGGTATGCCTCTGCTCCACATCTGCGCCTATCCGGGATGCCAGGCGGCCATACCTTTGACTGATAAGTATTGCTCAAGGCACAAAGAGAAAGGCAAAGAGCTAGCCGCCGAGCGCGAAGCGAGAAGAAAGAGATTCAAGGGAACGGCTTCGCAGCGTGGCTACGGTTCAAAGTGGCAGCGCCTGCGGGCCCAATTCCTTAAATCTCATCCTCTTTGTGAGGAGTGCAAGCGGCAAGGCCGGCTGACTAAAGCCACGGATGTTGATCACATCATCCCGCATCATGGCGACCCAAAGCTAATGTGGGATCAGAGCAACTGGCAGGCTCTGTGCCACGAATGTCACAGCCGCAAGACCGCTAAAGAAAACGGTGGGTTCGGTAACTCAGTGCTTTGAGAAGCGGTTGTTAAGGTCCGCAATGATTTTGGGTTGAGTAATAAGTATCTCGACGGCTGAATTGATCAGAGTGGATAAGCTTTCTGCGGTTCCTTTGGGGTCGAGCCCAGACTTGTCCAAGCTGTCTAATGTTCCCGCGTGAACAAATTCATTACCGGCAAATCGGCAGACATTTAGAAGGCTTTCGATCTGAGTGTTTCTCTTCGAAACTTCACTAATTTTAGAGGCTAAAGTTTTCTGGTCGTAGCCCAGCCAAGTTAAAAGTTGTTCGAGGCAAAGTCTTAACAGCATGCATGATCCTCTTGGCGATCTAGTGAGGATGCTCTGAGCTTCTCGAAATGTTTTCGCAGCTGGCTCCGGCATGTCTTTATGCGGTGCAACGTCTTTGTAATCCGGATAGACAAGCTCTTTATTCACCCAGAGAGCGGGCTTGTTGCAATTGAAGCAAACAGAGATGGCTGCTTCTTCGCTCTTAAAGTCTTCTGAGAAGTCCTTTTTTATAGAAACCCAGTGCATTGTGGCCAAAACACCACAGTGCGGACAGGTGAACGCGTGAGCCTTAAATTTAGGTTCGTTCATAGAGGTGCTTATGTCGGTTGAGAATAAAGTGTCCTGCCTTTCCTCTGTATATAAGGGCATTGGCGAGGCTAGAAAGATTTTAGATCGACTGGCCGAGATCACGGACAAAAGATTCAGCGGAGAAGTGCTGCCGCTTGAAGAGATCGTTTCTCTGTCGTCGCAGCTTGACGAATGCAAGACCGATATTGAAATCAAGCTCATTGAGTCCGAGCAGGTCGACAGCAGGGGGTAGGGGGATCAGATTTTGAAATCGAAAAACCTCAAGACCGCGCCCTTAGTCAATTTTTTGCGTACGAACATCGATTTTTGAAAATGCCGGCCAGACGAGTTTCAGACGAGGACAAGCGGGCGAGCGGGGTTCATTTGAGCGCGAGGAGCGTCACGGTGCGTCATGACGGCCGCCCCTGGCTGTCTTCTGATCCCCCGAAGGGGCTGACAGGAGACGCTCGCGACGCCTGGACGAATGTGCTCGCCAATGTCCCGGCGGGAACGCTTAAAGCCACGGATGTCGCGGTTTTCGAGCGCTGGTGCCGCAACTACGCCCTGTATCGGAAGCTGGCGAAGATGGTTGAAAGGTCCGACGGGTCGTGCCTGATCACCGTGGACGACAAAGGAAATAGGCGAGCGGCCCCGGAGTTTCTGATGATGCAGCAGGTCGATTCAACCCTGCTGAAGCTTGAGAAAGAGCTTGGTTTCACCCCCGTTTCGCGCACGCGCGCGCCCGTAGCGGAAAGCGAAGAAAAGGATTCAAGCAACCCGTTTGAGAACTGATGAAAAAGCCTGACTACGTTGCCATAGCAAAGAAGTATATGAGCGACGTGCAGGACGGGACTGTGCCTGCGTGCCGCTATGTGAAAGAGGCGGTAGAGAGGCAGAAGGAAGACCTGAAGCGGTGGCGGGGCAATGACGGCGACTTCTACTTTGATGAGAAAGAGGCCGGCCGCCCATGCTGGTTCATTGAGAACCTGACTCACACCAAAGGCGAGCTGGCAGGCCGGCAGATTCATCTCGAGCCGTGGCAGGTCTTCGTCCTCACGACGCTTTTCGGGTGGAGGTCGAAGGCTGGCAACAGGCGCTTCAGGTCGGCGTATGTCGAAGTGCCCAGAGGAAACGGAAAGTCGACCCTGCTCTCCGGCATCGGCCTCTTCTGTTTGTGCGCAGATCACGAGCCCGGCGCCGAGGTCTACAGCTTTGCAACGACCCGCGAGCAGGCGAAGATCGTCTTTGGCGACGCCCAGACGATGGCTGAAGGCAACAAAGCCCTTCAGGACGCTTACGGCCTTAAGGTCACAGCGCACGCCATTGTCGTCCCGGGCACGCACAGCATGTTCCAGGCGAAGAGCTCCGAGGGCTCCACGCTGGACGGCTTGAACACGCACCTCGCGATCATCGACGAGT includes:
- a CDS encoding HNH endonuclease, encoding MTDKYCSRHKEKGKELAAEREARRKRFKGTASQRGYGSKWQRLRAQFLKSHPLCEECKRQGRLTKATDVDHIIPHHGDPKLMWDQSNWQALCHECHSRKTAKENGGFGNSVL
- a CDS encoding DUF4145 domain-containing protein; translated protein: MNEPKFKAHAFTCPHCGVLATMHWVSIKKDFSEDFKSEEAAISVCFNCNKPALWVNKELVYPDYKDVAPHKDMPEPAAKTFREAQSILTRSPRGSCMLLRLCLEQLLTWLGYDQKTLASKISEVSKRNTQIESLLNVCRFAGNEFVHAGTLDSLDKSGLDPKGTAESLSTLINSAVEILITQPKIIADLNNRFSKH
- a CDS encoding phage terminase small subunit P27 family, producing MPARRVSDEDKRASGVHLSARSVTVRHDGRPWLSSDPPKGLTGDARDAWTNVLANVPAGTLKATDVAVFERWCRNYALYRKLAKMVERSDGSCLITVDDKGNRRAAPEFLMMQQVDSTLLKLEKELGFTPVSRTRAPVAESEEKDSSNPFEN